Proteins encoded in a region of the Flavobacterium sp. MDT1-60 genome:
- a CDS encoding sterol desaturase family protein, translating into MEEYGKILIIATPIFLILIIIEKIYGIYKKEDTAPLIDSVSSISSGITNSVKDVLGLSLTFISYEWLVSNIAIYHLEANILSYFIAFFVIDFYGYWSHRWAHQINFFWNKHAIHHSSEEFNLACALRQPIASLANLFTFLLIPAALLGVPASVIAITLPLHLFLQFWYHTKHIKKMGFLENILVTPSHHRVHHAINPEYLDKNHSQIFIFWDKLFGTFQAELDDVPPVFGITRPAHTWNPIKINFQHLTLLIKDAWRAENWKDKLTIWFKPTGWRPENFEEKYPVHKIENVYDFEKYGTQNSQKLIYWSVAQVLITLLFVTYLFDNIAKIGLPNIFIYGFFILITIYSYSELMDKSTYAIYWEGLRFITAIAIIIYYGDWFGLNKVFPFSNYIILSYLGLSLLASAYFITKDFKTIQNQLINS; encoded by the coding sequence ATGGAAGAATACGGGAAAATATTAATTATTGCCACGCCTATTTTTTTGATTTTAATTATAATTGAAAAAATTTATGGCATCTATAAAAAAGAAGACACTGCGCCTTTAATAGACAGCGTATCCAGTATTAGTTCCGGAATTACCAACTCGGTAAAAGATGTTCTAGGCTTGAGCCTGACTTTTATTTCCTACGAATGGCTGGTTTCTAACATTGCGATTTATCATCTTGAAGCTAATATCCTCTCCTATTTCATTGCGTTTTTTGTTATCGATTTTTATGGCTATTGGAGCCATAGATGGGCACATCAAATTAATTTTTTTTGGAATAAACATGCGATTCACCATAGTAGTGAAGAATTTAATTTGGCTTGCGCCTTACGTCAGCCCATTGCGAGTTTAGCTAATCTGTTTACTTTTTTATTGATTCCTGCAGCATTATTAGGCGTTCCCGCTTCTGTAATTGCTATTACCTTGCCGCTGCATTTATTTTTGCAGTTTTGGTACCATACCAAACACATCAAAAAAATGGGTTTTCTGGAAAATATTCTGGTAACCCCTTCGCATCATCGCGTACATCATGCCATAAATCCTGAATATTTAGATAAAAATCATTCACAGATATTTATTTTTTGGGATAAGCTTTTTGGTACTTTTCAGGCCGAATTAGATGATGTTCCACCAGTTTTCGGAATCACGAGACCGGCCCATACATGGAATCCGATTAAGATTAATTTTCAACATCTTACCTTATTGATCAAAGATGCCTGGCGTGCAGAAAACTGGAAAGACAAGCTCACCATATGGTTTAAACCAACCGGCTGGCGTCCTGAAAACTTTGAAGAAAAATATCCTGTACACAAAATTGAGAATGTTTATGATTTTGAAAAATATGGAACGCAAAATTCTCAAAAGCTCATTTATTGGTCTGTCGCTCAAGTATTAATAACACTTTTATTTGTGACCTATTTGTTTGATAATATTGCCAAAATTGGTTTACCTAATATCTTTATTTATGGCTTTTTCATTTTAATTACTATTTACAGCTACTCTGAATTGATGGATAAAAGCACATATGCCATCTATTGGGAAGGATTACGTTTTATCACGGCCATTGCCATTATAATCTATTATGGAGATTGGTTTGGCTTAAACAAGGTTTTTCCTTTCTCAAATTATATCATTTTAAGTTATTTAGGTCTTTCACTATTAGCTTCTGCATATTTTATTACGAAAGACTTTAAAACTATTCAAAATCAATTAATAAATTCATAA
- a CDS encoding lysoplasmalogenase, with the protein MRNANFSKIYIAFSLLYLIILLLGYENFDLFLKPALIPILGFEVYLNRKFPTKNALLLALLFSWIGDIILLFADIAEIYFILGLISFLAAHVIYCVLFNNQIKAKAQKNSIVFGIGSVIIALYLIGMLSVLLPSLGDLKIPVTVYASVISIMVLFAFNGFFVWKNPGNKYVISGAIVFVISDSILAINKFYTSIERSSFFIMLTYLVAQYLIVVGILKLNPEKAE; encoded by the coding sequence ATGAGAAACGCTAACTTTTCTAAAATCTACATTGCATTTAGCTTGCTTTATCTAATTATTTTGCTTTTAGGATATGAAAATTTTGATTTGTTTTTAAAACCTGCCCTAATTCCAATTTTAGGTTTTGAAGTATATTTAAATCGAAAATTCCCTACTAAAAATGCACTCCTATTAGCTTTATTGTTTTCATGGATTGGAGACATTATTTTGCTGTTTGCAGACATTGCCGAAATCTATTTTATTTTAGGCCTTATTTCTTTTTTAGCTGCACATGTTATTTACTGTGTTCTTTTTAATAATCAAATAAAAGCTAAAGCTCAAAAAAACAGTATTGTTTTCGGAATTGGAAGTGTCATAATTGCGCTTTATTTAATTGGGATGCTTTCTGTTTTATTGCCTTCTTTGGGCGATTTGAAAATACCTGTTACCGTATATGCGAGCGTTATTTCGATCATGGTTTTATTTGCTTTTAATGGTTTTTTTGTTTGGAAAAACCCCGGAAATAAGTACGTTATCAGTGGAGCAATTGTATTTGTTATTTCTGATAGTATTTTGGCAATCAATAAATTTTATACGTCAATCGAAAGAAGCTCCTTTTTTATTATGCTGACTTATCTTGTGGCACAATATCTGATAGTGGTTGGTATATTAAAACTAAATCCTGAAAAAGCAGAATAA
- a CDS encoding 2-dehydro-3-deoxyphosphooctonate aldolase, producing MKKIAFFIILLITATSCVSTKSTLKNVDDNAPDLILKKDNTFAITLFSKDRKYGYDPDYPVNIFYQNTRNETLNETRFLNALAGPNGEKITHKRLETCCPFPTKRSDMGAGFLNVYELTWQGQKKPITLYLNVYEKGVLMVPMGLSLKKE from the coding sequence ATGAAAAAAATAGCTTTTTTTATCATTTTACTTATTACCGCAACTTCATGCGTGAGCACAAAATCGACTTTGAAAAATGTAGATGACAACGCTCCCGATTTGATTTTGAAGAAAGACAATACTTTTGCCATAACTCTTTTTAGCAAAGACAGAAAATATGGTTATGATCCCGATTATCCCGTGAATATTTTTTACCAAAACACTAGAAATGAAACTTTAAATGAAACCCGTTTTTTGAATGCTTTGGCGGGACCAAACGGAGAAAAAATCACTCATAAACGTCTGGAAACATGTTGTCCCTTTCCAACCAAAAGAAGTGATATGGGAGCCGGATTTCTGAATGTATATGAATTAACCTGGCAAGGACAAAAGAAACCTATTACGCTTTATTTGAATGTGTATGAAAAAGGAGTTTTAATGGTTCCGATGGGATTGAGTTTGAAGAAGGAATAG
- a CDS encoding DUF6169 family protein: protein MPIPYNYYLSEDSQFFYFSTKNAIEYRIAFIQDETFSAVSGFEINNIFQIVIEKVNDEIERFDAKVSSTIKAIITAFFINSQNAMIYICDDKDKKGIKRFNTFNRWYKNSGLINIEKKDNIINCFSNDQNFIIYSSLLYHQNNKNKETILEVFNTIQEILNEK from the coding sequence TTGCCAATCCCCTATAATTATTATTTAAGCGAAGATTCTCAATTCTTCTATTTTTCTACAAAAAATGCAATAGAATATCGTATTGCATTTATACAAGATGAAACTTTTAGTGCTGTATCAGGATTTGAAATCAATAATATTTTTCAAATCGTAATTGAAAAAGTTAATGATGAAATTGAAAGATTTGATGCTAAAGTTTCGTCAACTATAAAAGCTATAATTACTGCATTTTTCATAAATTCTCAGAACGCAATGATTTACATTTGTGATGATAAGGATAAAAAAGGAATTAAACGATTTAATACTTTCAACAGATGGTACAAAAATAGTGGTCTTATAAATATTGAAAAAAAAGACAACATCATAAATTGTTTTTCTAATGACCAGAATTTCATAATTTATTCTTCTCTTTTATATCATCAAAATAATAAGAATAAAGAAACTATACTCGAAGTTTTTAATACAATACAAGAAATTTTAAACGAGAAATAA
- a CDS encoding arylamine N-acetyltransferase: protein MEQSKNHNKIETASFDLQQYLDRIKFSGEIELNIEGITKLMRSQLFTVPFENIDVQAGKVISLNGDDIVNQIVNKNRGGYCYQINGLFSLVLQEIGIPHYYVAARPMVNPGQNPKTHLGIIATIEDEEYLIDLGFGGNSIRKPLKLGDTGTEIQHDSDIFTLVKTEENEFLLQVLIGKEWSNLYSFGLTPQRWIDFKPANHYNYSHPDSVFVQNLIVVLQNPLGKKIVFKNAVKSVTNGTTEIVSFEDDQLESILESEFNLKI from the coding sequence ATGGAACAATCAAAAAATCATAATAAAATTGAAACTGCAAGTTTCGATTTACAACAATATTTAGACAGAATCAAATTTTCAGGAGAAATTGAATTGAATATTGAAGGTATTACAAAATTAATGCGTTCTCAATTATTCACTGTTCCTTTTGAAAACATTGATGTGCAGGCCGGGAAAGTTATATCGTTAAATGGCGATGATATTGTAAATCAAATTGTAAATAAAAATCGCGGTGGGTATTGTTATCAGATCAATGGTTTGTTTTCATTGGTTTTACAGGAAATTGGGATTCCGCATTATTATGTTGCAGCGCGTCCAATGGTGAATCCGGGTCAAAATCCGAAAACACATTTGGGAATCATTGCAACAATTGAAGATGAAGAGTATTTGATTGATTTAGGATTTGGAGGCAATAGCATCAGAAAACCTTTGAAGTTAGGCGATACCGGAACTGAGATTCAACATGATTCTGATATTTTTACTTTAGTCAAAACAGAAGAAAATGAATTTTTATTACAAGTTTTGATTGGAAAAGAATGGTCTAATCTCTATTCTTTTGGTTTGACTCCTCAAAGATGGATCGATTTTAAACCTGCCAATCATTACAATTATTCACATCCAGATTCCGTTTTTGTACAAAACCTAATTGTGGTTTTACAAAATCCTTTGGGTAAGAAAATAGTATTTAAAAATGCTGTAAAATCTGTGACGAACGGTACGACTGAAATTGTTTCTTTTGAAGACGATCAATTAGAAAGTATTTTGGAATCAGAATTCAATTTAAAAATATAA
- a CDS encoding DUF3137 domain-containing protein: protein MKNGTQTHWHTIFKGIIFVADFNKKFNVSTVVRPKDFGNAVGAWFSKNLFSFGNQEIIQLENTEFNNEFVTYSSNQIEARYILTPAMMERILKLNSKSDETISMSFINSKMYIAFPLGTNYFEPPIYNSLLDTDLLKEDLSIVQFMHDIVHEMDLNTRIWGKE, encoded by the coding sequence ATCAAAAACGGAACACAAACACATTGGCATACCATCTTTAAAGGAATAATTTTTGTTGCCGATTTCAATAAAAAATTTAATGTTTCTACTGTCGTACGACCAAAAGATTTTGGAAATGCTGTGGGAGCCTGGTTCTCTAAAAACCTTTTCAGTTTTGGAAATCAAGAAATCATTCAATTAGAAAATACAGAATTCAATAATGAATTTGTGACTTATTCCAGCAATCAAATCGAAGCGCGATATATTTTGACGCCAGCTATGATGGAAAGAATTCTGAAATTAAACAGTAAATCGGACGAAACAATATCAATGTCATTTATAAATTCTAAAATGTATATTGCCTTTCCGTTAGGTACTAATTATTTTGAACCGCCTATTTATAACTCACTTTTAGATACTGACCTTTTAAAAGAAGATCTTTCTATAGTTCAATTCATGCACGATATTGTTCATGAAATGGATTTGAATACAAGGATCTGGGGAAAGGAATAA
- a CDS encoding LemA family protein — translation MIIGLAIIGFLLIIGIFYYNNLIGKKNQVTNAFSSMDVMLKKRFDLIPNLVEIVKQYTDYEQETLTKIVELRAKATSSSVTDIEKASLDAQLSTSVKGLMVNIENYPDLKANSNFNNLQATWTESEEQIAAARRTYNAVVTEYNNAIMMFPGSIFAGMLKYQKIDVLVTSEEERKNISAKELFNN, via the coding sequence ATGATTATCGGACTTGCAATTATTGGCTTCTTATTAATTATAGGAATTTTTTATTATAACAATTTGATCGGAAAAAAGAATCAGGTTACTAATGCTTTTTCATCAATGGATGTAATGCTCAAAAAACGATTTGATTTAATTCCGAATTTAGTTGAAATTGTAAAACAATATACAGACTATGAGCAAGAAACTTTAACTAAAATTGTTGAACTTCGTGCAAAAGCTACATCAAGTTCAGTAACCGATATTGAAAAAGCAAGTTTAGATGCGCAATTAAGTACCAGTGTTAAAGGATTAATGGTAAACATAGAAAACTATCCTGATTTAAAAGCCAATTCTAATTTTAATAATCTGCAGGCAACTTGGACGGAAAGCGAAGAACAAATCGCTGCTGCCAGAAGAACTTATAATGCAGTTGTAACAGAATACAATAATGCAATTATGATGTTTCCTGGAAGTATATTTGCCGGAATGCTAAAATATCAAAAAATAGATGTTTTAGTAACATCAGAAGAAGAGCGTAAAAATATTAGTGCAAAAGAACTTTTCAACAATTAA
- the kdsA gene encoding 3-deoxy-8-phosphooctulonate synthase — MNIQHIPQIKHTDSGNFFLLAGPCAIEGEEMALRIAEKLVGITDKLQIPYVFKGSFKKANRSRIDSFSGIGDEKALKILRKVSETFHVPTVTDIHTNEDAEMAAQYVDVLQIPAFLVRQTDLVVAAANTGKVVNLKKGQFMSPESMKHAVQKVLDCHNENVMVTDRGTMFGYQDMIVDFRGIPTMQQYASTVLDVTHSLQQPNQTAGVTGGRPDMIETVAKAGIAVGVDGIFIETHFDPANAKSDGANMLHLDYFEGLMTKLVAIRKTVNSF; from the coding sequence ATGAACATACAACATATTCCACAAATTAAGCATACTGATAGTGGGAATTTCTTTTTATTGGCGGGACCTTGTGCCATTGAAGGAGAAGAAATGGCTCTCAGAATTGCTGAAAAATTAGTTGGTATTACCGACAAACTTCAGATTCCTTATGTATTTAAGGGATCGTTTAAAAAAGCCAACCGTTCCAGAATCGACAGTTTTTCCGGAATTGGTGACGAAAAAGCATTAAAAATTTTAAGAAAGGTTTCAGAGACTTTTCACGTTCCGACCGTAACAGATATTCATACGAATGAAGATGCTGAAATGGCTGCACAATATGTAGATGTTTTGCAAATTCCGGCATTCTTGGTTCGCCAAACCGATTTGGTTGTAGCTGCCGCTAATACCGGAAAAGTAGTGAACCTGAAAAAAGGACAATTTATGAGTCCGGAAAGCATGAAACACGCGGTGCAAAAAGTATTAGATTGTCATAACGAAAACGTGATGGTTACAGATCGTGGTACTATGTTTGGTTATCAGGATATGATTGTTGATTTTAGAGGAATTCCTACTATGCAACAATATGCTTCAACTGTTCTGGATGTTACGCATTCATTACAACAACCAAACCAAACTGCCGGTGTTACGGGCGGAAGACCTGATATGATTGAAACTGTTGCCAAAGCGGGTATTGCTGTGGGTGTTGACGGTATTTTTATCGAAACTCATTTTGACCCTGCAAATGCAAAAAGTGATGGTGCTAATATGCTTCATTTAGATTATTTTGAAGGTTTAATGACCAAATTGGTTGCCATCAGAAAAACAGTTAATTCATTCTAA
- a CDS encoding YiiX family permuted papain-like enzyme has protein sequence MKKRKYLFPIITFLLSFGCALFVALKVFPNNPFSGTKPENGSANKIHDGDLIFQTSESKQCEAVRIATNSKFSHCGIIFFVNGGEFVLEAVQPVKITPLEEWIAHGKDHKYLVKRLKNAETVLTEDTLDKMKAYGKQLLGKEYDAYFEWTDNRIYCSELIWKIYKNGAGIELSKLKQLKDFNLTDERVQKILKERYGNDVPLDEEVVAPSDLVASDLLKTVIDTY, from the coding sequence ATGAAAAAGAGAAAGTATTTATTTCCGATTATTACATTTCTATTGAGTTTCGGTTGTGCCCTATTTGTCGCTTTGAAAGTTTTTCCAAACAATCCTTTTTCAGGAACAAAGCCGGAGAATGGTAGTGCTAATAAAATTCATGACGGAGATCTTATTTTTCAAACCTCAGAATCAAAGCAATGTGAAGCGGTTCGAATTGCAACAAACTCGAAATTTTCGCATTGTGGCATTATTTTCTTTGTCAATGGCGGAGAATTTGTTTTAGAAGCTGTCCAGCCTGTAAAAATAACACCTCTTGAGGAATGGATTGCTCATGGAAAAGACCATAAATACTTGGTTAAGAGACTGAAAAATGCCGAAACTGTTCTAACTGAAGACACTCTGGATAAAATGAAAGCTTACGGTAAACAACTTTTAGGCAAAGAATATGATGCTTATTTTGAATGGACGGATAACCGAATCTATTGTTCTGAATTAATCTGGAAAATCTATAAAAATGGTGCCGGAATAGAATTGTCAAAATTGAAACAATTGAAGGATTTTAATTTAACTGATGAAAGAGTACAAAAAATATTAAAAGAACGATACGGAAATGATGTTCCGCTTGATGAAGAAGTGGTTGCTCCATCTGATCTTGTTGCTTCTGATTTATTAAAAACTGTTATTGATACTTATTAA
- a CDS encoding M28 family peptidase, with translation MKKTILLTVLVLNGLTSFAQSNDEKNIKLFYKKALTEAKCYTWLEYLSNDIGSRLSGSPSAEAAVKYTKSQLESLGLDKVYLQEVMVPHWVRGEKETAFILDNKTKTVVPICALGGSIATPKTGLTAEVVEVQGIDELKTLGDKVKGKIVFFNRPMNPENIETFTSYGACVDQRFAGAKEAAKFGAVGTIVRSMNLRLDDFPHTGAQSYGDLPKEQYIPTAAISTNGAELLSKSLKVNPALKFYFKQSCETLPDVLSYNVIGELTGTVTPENIIVVGGHLDSWDLADGSHDDGAGVVQSMEVVRILKNLNYKPKNTIRAVLFMNEENGGKGGAKYEEVSKQKKENHILAVESDSGGFTPRGFSIEADDANLKKIQGFKDFFEPYLVHSFTIGHAGSDISHLTSKAIVKAGLKPDSQRYFDYHHAANDKFDAINKRELELGAATMTSLIYLIDQTGIVLPAAN, from the coding sequence ATGAAAAAAACGATTCTTTTAACTGTTTTAGTTTTAAACGGATTGACATCTTTTGCACAGTCAAATGATGAGAAAAACATTAAATTATTTTATAAAAAAGCTTTAACCGAGGCAAAATGTTACACTTGGTTAGAGTATTTATCTAATGATATCGGAAGCCGTCTATCAGGTTCTCCAAGTGCTGAAGCGGCAGTAAAATACACAAAATCCCAGTTAGAGAGTTTAGGACTTGATAAAGTGTATCTTCAGGAAGTTATGGTGCCTCATTGGGTTCGTGGCGAAAAAGAAACTGCTTTTATTTTAGATAATAAAACGAAAACTGTAGTGCCAATTTGTGCTTTGGGAGGATCAATTGCAACGCCAAAAACAGGACTAACTGCAGAAGTGGTGGAAGTACAAGGTATCGATGAATTAAAGACTTTAGGTGATAAAGTAAAAGGTAAAATTGTGTTTTTCAACAGACCAATGAATCCTGAAAACATTGAAACTTTTACATCATACGGAGCTTGTGTAGACCAAAGATTTGCCGGCGCAAAAGAGGCTGCCAAATTTGGTGCTGTTGGAACAATTGTTCGTTCAATGAATTTACGTCTTGACGATTTCCCTCATACAGGAGCACAAAGTTATGGCGACCTGCCAAAAGAACAATATATTCCAACTGCTGCAATAAGTACAAATGGAGCTGAGTTATTAAGTAAATCTTTAAAAGTTAATCCAGCGTTAAAGTTTTATTTTAAACAATCATGTGAGACTTTGCCAGATGTATTGTCTTATAATGTAATTGGAGAATTGACAGGAACAGTAACTCCGGAGAACATTATAGTTGTTGGAGGTCATTTAGATTCCTGGGATCTTGCAGATGGTTCTCATGACGATGGAGCGGGGGTAGTACAAAGTATGGAAGTGGTGCGTATTCTTAAAAATTTAAACTACAAACCTAAAAATACAATTCGTGCAGTTCTGTTTATGAACGAAGAAAATGGCGGAAAAGGTGGTGCCAAATATGAAGAAGTTTCTAAACAAAAGAAAGAAAATCATATTCTAGCTGTAGAAAGTGATTCAGGCGGATTTACACCAAGAGGATTTTCTATAGAAGCTGATGATGCTAATTTGAAAAAAATCCAAGGATTTAAAGATTTTTTTGAGCCTTATTTAGTACATAGTTTTACAATTGGACATGCAGGTTCAGATATTAGTCATTTAACCTCGAAAGCGATTGTAAAAGCTGGTTTAAAACCTGATTCGCAACGTTATTTTGATTATCACCACGCAGCAAACGATAAGTTTGATGCCATTAATAAAAGAGAATTAGAATTAGGAGCTGCGACAATGACGTCATTAATCTATTTAATAGACCAAACCGGAATTGTTCTTCCAGCAGCGAATTAA
- a CDS encoding discoidin domain-containing protein: protein MKKVYQFTLLILLFLMIFNNNVFAQKSNIPGKTEWFDPNKPATTYCNPINIGYNYTTQNHNGIPESRRSSADPVIITYKNEYYLFATNQAGFFWSKDMSDWKFVYGSFQRKPGDDDQCAPAAWVVNDTLFYVGSTWKRDHPIWKTADPKSGQWLRHMDKAMLPTWDPAIFQDDDKKVYMYYGSSGKLPLVGVEVDYNTWLPKGNQDDYEKLYKATEVEDIQRPYGQIKEVAILDPSNHGWERFGPNNDMEPAPWGNFIEGAWMTKHNGKYYMQYGAPATEFKGYANGVHVGDNPLGPFTYQKHNPMSYKPGGFVIGAGHGNTFADNYGNYWNTGTCKISIKDRFERRIDMFPAGFDKDDVMYSITAYGDFPIVLPTNQRNQEKGASSGWMLLSYKKPVTVSSAEECMEVETHRVDNGGKKVYEKFCYGAENLTDENIQTYWSAKTDAPGEWLQLDLGRPMEIKALQINYADHKATQYNKAMDIYYQYKIFMSDDAQNWTLVIDKSQNAKDVPHDYVELTKSIKARYIKMVNIHNASGLFAVSDFRVFGNGLATKPKAVSNFKVTRNAKDSRNAMISWKKQPDAVGYTIYYGISPDKLYNNIMVYDEAIYDFRGLDKGTKYYFTIEAFNENGIGVHNKLIEVK, encoded by the coding sequence ATGAAAAAAGTATATCAATTCACACTGCTAATTCTATTGTTTTTGATGATTTTCAATAACAATGTTTTTGCACAGAAATCGAATATTCCGGGTAAAACAGAATGGTTTGATCCGAATAAACCGGCAACAACTTATTGCAATCCAATTAATATTGGTTACAATTATACAACACAAAATCACAACGGAATTCCGGAATCACGTCGTTCGAGTGCAGATCCCGTGATTATTACCTATAAAAACGAATATTATTTATTCGCCACAAATCAGGCAGGATTCTTTTGGAGTAAAGACATGTCTGACTGGAAATTTGTTTACGGAAGTTTTCAAAGAAAACCCGGAGATGATGATCAGTGTGCACCAGCAGCATGGGTTGTAAATGATACCTTATTTTATGTAGGCTCAACCTGGAAAAGAGACCATCCAATTTGGAAAACAGCGGATCCAAAATCGGGACAATGGCTAAGACATATGGATAAAGCAATGTTACCAACCTGGGATCCTGCAATTTTTCAGGATGACGATAAAAAAGTCTATATGTATTACGGCTCAAGTGGAAAATTACCTCTTGTTGGCGTTGAAGTCGATTATAATACGTGGCTCCCAAAAGGAAATCAGGACGATTATGAAAAATTATACAAAGCTACTGAGGTAGAGGATATTCAGCGTCCGTATGGTCAAATAAAAGAGGTGGCTATTCTTGATCCTTCAAATCACGGTTGGGAGCGTTTCGGACCAAATAATGATATGGAGCCTGCACCTTGGGGGAATTTTATTGAAGGTGCGTGGATGACCAAACACAACGGGAAATATTACATGCAATATGGCGCGCCGGCTACAGAATTTAAAGGGTATGCAAACGGTGTTCATGTTGGCGACAATCCTTTAGGCCCTTTTACGTATCAAAAACACAATCCGATGTCATACAAACCAGGCGGATTTGTAATTGGAGCCGGTCACGGAAATACTTTTGCTGACAACTACGGAAATTACTGGAATACCGGAACTTGTAAAATCTCTATTAAAGACCGTTTTGAGCGTCGTATAGATATGTTTCCTGCCGGATTTGATAAAGATGATGTTATGTATTCGATTACTGCTTACGGCGATTTCCCCATCGTATTACCAACAAATCAGAGAAATCAGGAAAAAGGAGCTTCTTCAGGATGGATGTTGCTTTCATATAAAAAACCAGTTACCGTTTCTTCTGCTGAAGAGTGTATGGAAGTGGAAACGCATAGAGTTGATAACGGTGGTAAAAAAGTCTATGAGAAATTCTGTTACGGTGCAGAAAATTTAACCGACGAAAATATTCAGACCTATTGGTCAGCAAAAACAGATGCGCCTGGCGAATGGTTACAGCTTGATTTAGGCAGACCAATGGAAATAAAGGCGCTGCAAATTAATTATGCCGATCATAAAGCGACGCAGTATAACAAGGCTATGGATATTTATTATCAATATAAGATTTTTATGTCTGATGATGCTCAAAACTGGACATTAGTGATAGATAAATCTCAAAATGCAAAAGACGTTCCTCATGATTATGTAGAGTTGACAAAGTCAATTAAAGCGCGTTACATCAAAATGGTAAATATTCATAATGCTTCAGGATTGTTTGCGGTTTCAGACTTTAGGGTTTTCGGAAATGGATTAGCGACAAAACCAAAAGCAGTTTCTAATTTTAAAGTTACCAGAAATGCAAAAGATTCCCGAAATGCAATGATTAGCTGGAAAAAACAACCGGATGCAGTTGGTTATACTATTTATTATGGAATCTCTCCAGACAAATTATACAACAATATTATGGTCTATGATGAAGCTATATATGATTTTAGAGGTTTAGATAAAGGCACAAAATATTACTTTACTATTGAGGCTTTTAATGAAAACGGAATTGGTGTACACAACAAGTTAATCGAGGTAAAATAA
- a CDS encoding glycerophosphodiester phosphodiesterase family protein: MKKNAIVAHRGAWKKNNLPENSIASLKHAIDLKLTGSEFDVWRTADDSLVINHDAHYNKLLIEETNYADLIQFKLSNGEKLPTLHEYITEGKKNNKHTLLVCEIKPSEISKERGKKTALKTVETIKQLNADKIICYISFDYEILKQIREVDQKTVLQYLEGNKSPKEVKADKISGVDYHYSVFKKHPEWIEEAKENNIILNA, translated from the coding sequence GTGAAAAAAAATGCAATCGTAGCACATCGTGGAGCATGGAAAAAAAACAATCTGCCAGAAAACTCTATTGCTTCTTTGAAGCATGCGATCGATTTAAAACTTACAGGTTCAGAATTTGACGTTTGGAGAACAGCTGATGATTCGCTTGTAATCAATCACGACGCACATTACAACAAATTACTTATTGAAGAAACAAATTATGCTGACTTAATTCAGTTTAAACTTTCTAACGGAGAAAAGCTGCCAACGCTACACGAATATATTACCGAAGGCAAAAAAAATAACAAGCATACTCTTCTGGTTTGCGAAATAAAGCCTTCAGAAATAAGCAAGGAAAGAGGAAAAAAGACCGCTTTAAAAACTGTTGAAACAATCAAACAATTAAACGCTGATAAAATCATCTGTTATATAAGTTTTGATTACGAAATCTTAAAACAAATTAGAGAAGTTGATCAGAAAACAGTTTTACAATATCTGGAAGGGAATAAATCTCCAAAAGAAGTAAAAGCAGATAAGATTTCAGGAGTTGATTATCATTATTCTGTATTTAAAAAACATCCGGAATGGATTGAAGAAGCAAAAGAGAATAATATTATTTTAAATGCCTGA